One segment of Capnocytophaga sp. oral taxon 878 DNA contains the following:
- a CDS encoding alpha/beta fold hydrolase, giving the protein MPNISSFQLNNFITSYGVRIPSLRLYYQCFGLPLGEAPVVVVNHAFTGNSQVMGENGWWKEAIGEGKLIDTLKYTVVAFNIPGNGFGAREEDMIPNYEHWAGIDVARIFNKGLTEHLGLKEVFALVGCSLGGGIAWEMAALAPTLFKELVIVAADWKATDWIIGNCLLQEQILKNSTHPLHDARLHAMLCYRTPQSLKMKFERTTNIPLQLYNVETWLLHHGDKLHKRFSLSAYKLMNQLVKTIDISKERGSFAEAVAPITAHITIVSTDSDLYFVPQENRDTVTELREMGKPVDYYEIHSVHGHDAFLIEHKQLEQFLKKVFVR; this is encoded by the coding sequence ATGCCTAACATTTCTAGTTTCCAATTAAACAATTTCATCACCTCTTATGGGGTGCGCATTCCCTCACTTAGGTTATATTACCAATGTTTTGGCTTACCGCTGGGAGAAGCGCCCGTGGTGGTAGTAAATCACGCTTTCACAGGCAATTCACAAGTAATGGGTGAAAACGGCTGGTGGAAAGAAGCTATTGGTGAAGGGAAGTTGATAGATACCCTTAAATACACAGTAGTAGCTTTTAATATACCTGGCAATGGTTTTGGAGCACGCGAAGAAGATATGATTCCTAACTATGAGCATTGGGCAGGTATAGATGTAGCGCGCATTTTCAACAAAGGGCTCACCGAGCATTTAGGTCTCAAAGAAGTGTTTGCCCTTGTAGGGTGCTCGTTAGGTGGCGGTATTGCTTGGGAAATGGCAGCCCTCGCCCCTACCCTTTTCAAAGAACTCGTAATCGTAGCTGCCGATTGGAAAGCAACCGACTGGATTATAGGCAACTGCCTTTTGCAAGAGCAGATACTCAAAAACTCTACACACCCCTTGCACGATGCACGCCTACACGCGATGTTGTGTTACCGCACACCTCAATCGTTGAAAATGAAGTTTGAGCGCACTACTAACATTCCGTTGCAGTTGTACAATGTAGAAACGTGGCTCTTACACCACGGCGACAAGCTGCACAAACGCTTCTCACTCTCCGCCTACAAACTGATGAACCAATTGGTAAAAACCATAGATATTTCAAAAGAACGGGGTAGTTTTGCCGAGGCTGTTGCACCTATCACTGCTCACATTACCATTGTAAGCACCGATTCCGACCTGTATTTTGTACCTCAAGAGAATCGCGATACTGTAACTGAACTGCGCGAAATGGGCAAACCCGTAGACTATTACGAAATCCACTCCGTACACGGTCACGATGCTTTCCTGATAGAACACAAACAGTTAGAACAGTTTTTAAAGAAAGTGTTTGTTAGGTAA
- a CDS encoding alpha/beta fold hydrolase, translating into MTTEVKKEGKYSYIEQGEGTPIIILHGLMGGLSNFEEVISFFSDRYKVVVPELPLFSMPLLTTSVKTLAKYIRKFVKFKKFEKVILLGNSLGGHVGLLYTKLYPKDVLGLVLTGSSGLYESAMSDGYPRRGDYDFIKKKCEEVFYDPAVATKEIVDEVFANISDRSKLIKTLALAKSAIRNNMAKDLPKMQTSICLIWGKNDIVTPPKVAEEFYELLPNAELHWIDKCGHAPMMEHPQEFNKILNNWLETKRI; encoded by the coding sequence ATGACGACAGAAGTTAAAAAAGAAGGTAAATATTCATACATCGAGCAAGGTGAGGGCACTCCTATTATCATACTACATGGCTTAATGGGAGGGCTTAGTAATTTTGAAGAGGTGATTTCTTTTTTTTCAGACAGGTATAAAGTAGTAGTACCTGAACTACCTTTATTCTCTATGCCTTTACTTACTACCTCAGTAAAAACATTGGCAAAATATATCCGAAAATTTGTAAAGTTCAAAAAGTTTGAGAAAGTAATTCTCTTAGGGAACTCTCTTGGTGGACACGTAGGACTGTTATACACTAAATTATATCCTAAAGATGTATTAGGATTAGTACTTACTGGTAGTTCAGGACTGTATGAAAGTGCAATGAGTGATGGGTACCCACGTAGGGGTGATTATGATTTTATAAAAAAGAAATGTGAAGAAGTATTTTACGATCCTGCTGTAGCTACTAAAGAAATTGTAGATGAAGTATTTGCTAATATTTCAGATCGTTCTAAACTTATAAAAACTTTAGCTTTAGCTAAGAGTGCTATTCGTAATAATATGGCTAAAGATTTACCTAAGATGCAAACCTCAATCTGTCTCATTTGGGGTAAGAATGATATCGTAACACCTCCAAAAGTAGCAGAAGAATTTTATGAACTACTACCTAATGCTGAATTACATTGGATTGACAAATGTGGACATGCTCCTATGATGGAACACCCTCAAGAATTTAATAAGATACTTAACAATTGGTTAGAAACAAAAAGGATCTAG
- the yihA gene encoding ribosome biogenesis GTP-binding protein YihA/YsxC, which translates to MIKKAEFVMSNSQVSKCPKELLPEYAFIGRSNVGKSSLINMLTNQKNLAKTSARPGKTQLINHFKIDNTWFLVDLPGYGYARVSKSTKKVFQQFITQYFEQRTQLVCAFVLVDIRHEPQKIDLAFMQWLGEHNIPFAIVFTKADKLKPLMIERNIKSYQDILLKSWEEFPPYFITSAENRAGKEELTTYIEQINTMLKKQSSE; encoded by the coding sequence GTGATAAAAAAAGCTGAATTTGTAATGAGCAATTCTCAGGTAAGCAAGTGTCCTAAAGAACTCTTACCTGAATATGCTTTTATAGGGCGTTCCAATGTAGGAAAATCGTCTCTTATCAATATGCTCACTAACCAAAAGAATTTAGCTAAGACTTCAGCACGACCAGGCAAAACACAACTTATCAATCATTTTAAAATTGACAACACTTGGTTTTTAGTAGATTTACCAGGATATGGTTATGCAAGGGTTTCAAAGAGTACTAAAAAAGTATTTCAGCAGTTTATTACTCAGTATTTTGAACAACGTACGCAGTTAGTATGTGCTTTTGTATTGGTAGATATCAGACATGAACCTCAAAAAATTGACCTTGCTTTTATGCAATGGTTAGGTGAACACAATATCCCTTTTGCTATTGTGTTTACTAAAGCTGATAAACTAAAACCTTTAATGATAGAGCGTAATATTAAGTCTTATCAAGATATACTTCTAAAATCATGGGAAGAGTTCCCTCCTTATTTTATTACTTCAGCTGAAAATAGGGCAGGTAAAGAGGAACTTACTACTTATATTGAACAAATAAATACAATGCTAAAAAAACAGTCTTCAGAATAA